The window CCCACCGCGGAGCGCGTACTCGACCGGCTCAAGGCCATCGACCTCACACCCGGCACGACGGCGCGGACGCCATGACGAGCACCCGCGCCTCCGTGCGCCTCAGCGTCTCCTCGCTCCGTGCCCACAAGCGCCGGTTCGCCGGCACCTTCACCGCCGTACTGCTCGGTGTCGCCTTCCTCGCGGGCACGCTCGTCATGGGCGACACCCTGCGGGCGAGCTTCGACACGATGTTCGCCGACGCCGCGAGCGGTACGGACGCGGTCGTCCGCAGCGCCAAGGTGGTGACGGTGTCCGGCGAGGGGGAGGGCACCCGGCAACCGGTGAGCACCACCCTGGTGAAGAAGATCGAACAGACACCCGGTGTCGCCGCCGCGGCGGCCGACATCCAGGGCGCCGGCCAACTGATCGCCACCGACGGTAAACCCATCGGCGGCCAGGGCCCGCCCACCCTCGCGGGCAACTGGATCCAGGACCCCGAGCTCAACCCATACGAACTCGCCGAGGGGCGCGCCCCGTCCGCATCCGGAGAGGTCGTCATCAACCGCGGCACCGCCGACAGGGGAGGGCTGAAGATCGGCGACACGACGGTGCTGCGCACCCCCGACCCCGTGCGTGTCACGGTCGTCGGTCTGGCCACCTTCGGCGGCGAGGACGGCATGGGCCAGGTCACCTACACGGGGATGACGCAGGCCGACGCCGAGAAGTACCTCACCCCGAAACCCGGCGAGGCCGCCGACATCCTGGTGCGTGCCGCGCCCGGCACCAGCCAGCAGGAGCTCGTGGACGCGCTGACTCCGGTGCTGCCCGAAAATACCGAAGCCATCACCGGCCAGGCCTCCGCCACGGAGAACCAGAACATGATCTCCGGCGCCTTTCTCGGCCTGTTCACCACGCTGCTGCTGGTGTTCTCCGGGATCGTCCTGCTGGTCGCGACCTTTTCCATCCACAACACGTTCGCGATCGTCGTCGCCCAGCGCACCAGGGAGAACGCCCTGCTGCGCGCCCTCGGTGCCTCCCGTCGGCAGATCCTCGGGTCGACCCTTGTGGAGGCCGCCGTCGTCGGAGTGATCGCGTCCGCCGCGGGACTGGCCGCCGGCATCGGCATCGCCGTCGGGCTGCAGGCGCTGTTCCCCGCCGTCGGCTTCCCGTTCCCCGAGGGCGCGCTCGTGATCAGCGGTGTCTCGCTGCTGCTGCCGCTCGCCGTCGGCGTCATCGTCTGTCTCGGCTCCGCGCTCCTGCCCGCCGTTCGCGCGGGACGCACCGCACCGCTCGCGGCCCTGCGCGAGACCGCCGTCGACGACTCGGCGGCCTCCCGGATCCGCACCGTCACCGGCGTCGCGCTGCTGCTCACCTCCGTCGGCGCGATCACGACGGGCATCCTGGCCGATCCGTCCGTCTGGCTGTCTGCCGCGGGCGCGGTCCTGGCGCTCGCCGCGTTCGTCGTGCTCGGTCCGGTCGCCTCCTCGTACGCCGTACGGGTCCTGGGCGCACCGCTCGACCGGCTGCGCGGGGTCACCGGCGGACTCGCCAGGCGCAATGCCCTGCGCAGCCCGAAGCGGACCGCCGCCACCGCCACGGCGCTGATGATCGGCGTGGCCGTCGTCTCGCTCTTCACGGTCTTCGGCGCCTCTCTGAAGGCCACCATGAACCAGACGGTGGACCGTTCCTTCGCCGGTGATGTCGCCATCAGCGCGCCCGCGTTCGGCGCCGGTGGCAGCGGTCTCAGCCCCGGGCTGGCCCCCGCCGTCGACCGGCTGCCCGACGTGGCCACCACGGTCGGCCTCGGCAAGGGAGTGGCGGAGGTGAACGGGGCGGGACGCGCCCTGACCGTCACCGACCCGGCCGCGCTGGCCAAGGTCTTCGATCTCGGCACGGTCCGGGGATCGATGAACGCACTGGGCGCGAACGGCATCGCCGTGTCCGGCACCGAAGCTGCCGAACGGGATCTGCACGCCGGTTCCACCGCCCGGCTCACCTTCACCGACGGCAAGCAGCAGATCTTCACGGTGCGCGCGCTCTACGACCGGTCGGAGCTGGCGGGCGACTATGTGATCACCCGGCAGGCGTGGGCTCCGCACCGTGCGCAGGACTCCGACACGTTGGTCGCCGTGACGTTCGAGGACGGGGTGTCCACCGCCGATGGCAAGGCGGCCGTCGAGAAGACCGCGGCGGCGTACGGCAGTCCGGATGTACAGACCCGTGGCGAGTACGCTCAGTCCTCGGCCGGCTCCATCGACATGATGCTCACACTGGTCTACGCGCTGCTGGCGCTCGCGGTACTGATCGCGCTGCTCGGCATCGCCAACACCCTCACCCTGGCCATTCACGAACGCACCAGGGAACTGGGCGTGTTGCGGGCCGTCGGACAGACCCGGAGCCAGCTGCGGGCCATGGTCCGCTGGGAGTCCGTCCTGGTCGCCGCGTTCGGCACGGCGGGCGGCCTGCTGCTCGGCGGATTCCTCGGCTGGGTGCTGGTCAAGGCGTCCGAAGGCGCTGGTGACACCCCGTTCGCCTTCGCGCTGCCGCCGACGCGGCTCCTGGTGGTCGCCCTGGTGGGGATCACCGCCGGGGCGCTGGCCGGATGGCGACCGGCGCGGCGTGCGGCACGCCTCGACGTGCTCCGCGCCATCGCTGCCGATTAGGCGACCACCGCGGCACGCACGAAGAGCGGAGCGCCTCAGGGCGCTCCGCTCTTCGCGGCTCTCTGATCCGAAAGCGAGGCTCTGCGGCGCCCGCCAGGGATCTTGGGACAGCCCTCAGCCCACCGCGGCGGACCGGGCGTCGGTGTGGGCCACCTTCTCCAGGGACGGGGTGTCGACATCGCCGAACGGACCGTCGGTCGTCGCCCCGTACACCGAGTGCGGCCGCACCGCGGCGAACAGGGAAGGCGCCGGGAGGGTGAACCAGACGACCTTCCCGGCCCGGCCCCGCGGCAGGACCCCCCAGCTCTCGCTGACCGCGGCGATCAGGGCGAGCCCGCGCCCGGATGTGCTGGACGCGTCGGCCTCGCGCACGGTCGGCAGCCGCGGGTCGTGGTCGTGGACGGAGACAGTCAGTCGTTCGAGCAGGAACTCGATCTCTACGGTGCACGTTTTGTCCGGCTGCGCATGCCGGTGGACATTGGTCAGCAGTTCGGTGACGCCCAGCGCTGCCTGGTCGATCAGAGGGTCCAGATGCCAGTAGCGCAATTGCGCCGAGATGATTCTGCGGACCTGGCCGATCCGCGACGGCAGGGCCTGGAGCTCCACCGTGCAGTGCCTGCTTGGCTCGCTGATCACGGCTGCGACTCCCCGAAATAGGTCCGGAAGAAGACGGCGGAACGGAGTCGGCGGAGAGCCGGCTGCCGTTCCCGGGCCGGCGGACTGGATCGCAGTGTCACCGCCGGTGAACCATGAGTGACGTGTGTCCAATGTCGCTCAGTGGTAACGGCTCCGCAACTTGCGGTGTCCGGGCGGCTCCGCTCCGTCAGCACCGCTCTGTCGCCCCTGTGACATCGGCTGTGCGAGGTCGGCCCGTGATGTCAGTCCAGTCGGGCCCCCGCACCGCGCAGGGCCTCGAGGAACCGGTGCGACGGGCCCACTCGGTCCCGCCTGTGGTCGCGCTGTCCCATCGTCAGCCGGTAGCGCGTCCCGTTGAATCGCGCCACCGCGGAGTCCGTACCGGCGAACCAAGGCCGGCCCGCACTGACCACCCCTACCGGGGCGCTGTCGATCTCCCGGCCGTAGCTGGTCAGCAGTACCACCCGGCCGTCCTTCACGATCACCTGCCCGGCTCTCGTGAGCGAGCGGGCCCATCGTTCGATCCGTACCCCCGTCGCGC is drawn from Streptomyces sp. NBC_01717 and contains these coding sequences:
- a CDS encoding ABC transporter permease, whose product is MTSTRASVRLSVSSLRAHKRRFAGTFTAVLLGVAFLAGTLVMGDTLRASFDTMFADAASGTDAVVRSAKVVTVSGEGEGTRQPVSTTLVKKIEQTPGVAAAAADIQGAGQLIATDGKPIGGQGPPTLAGNWIQDPELNPYELAEGRAPSASGEVVINRGTADRGGLKIGDTTVLRTPDPVRVTVVGLATFGGEDGMGQVTYTGMTQADAEKYLTPKPGEAADILVRAAPGTSQQELVDALTPVLPENTEAITGQASATENQNMISGAFLGLFTTLLLVFSGIVLLVATFSIHNTFAIVVAQRTRENALLRALGASRRQILGSTLVEAAVVGVIASAAGLAAGIGIAVGLQALFPAVGFPFPEGALVISGVSLLLPLAVGVIVCLGSALLPAVRAGRTAPLAALRETAVDDSAASRIRTVTGVALLLTSVGAITTGILADPSVWLSAAGAVLALAAFVVLGPVASSYAVRVLGAPLDRLRGVTGGLARRNALRSPKRTAATATALMIGVAVVSLFTVFGASLKATMNQTVDRSFAGDVAISAPAFGAGGSGLSPGLAPAVDRLPDVATTVGLGKGVAEVNGAGRALTVTDPAALAKVFDLGTVRGSMNALGANGIAVSGTEAAERDLHAGSTARLTFTDGKQQIFTVRALYDRSELAGDYVITRQAWAPHRAQDSDTLVAVTFEDGVSTADGKAAVEKTAAAYGSPDVQTRGEYAQSSAGSIDMMLTLVYALLALAVLIALLGIANTLTLAIHERTRELGVLRAVGQTRSQLRAMVRWESVLVAAFGTAGGLLLGGFLGWVLVKASEGAGDTPFAFALPPTRLLVVALVGITAGALAGWRPARRAARLDVLRAIAAD
- a CDS encoding ATP-binding protein, yielding MISEPSRHCTVELQALPSRIGQVRRIISAQLRYWHLDPLIDQAALGVTELLTNVHRHAQPDKTCTVEIEFLLERLTVSVHDHDPRLPTVREADASSTSGRGLALIAAVSESWGVLPRGRAGKVVWFTLPAPSLFAAVRPHSVYGATTDGPFGDVDTPSLEKVAHTDARSAAVG